A DNA window from Aquarana catesbeiana isolate 2022-GZ linkage group LG01, ASM4218655v1, whole genome shotgun sequence contains the following coding sequences:
- the LOC141138978 gene encoding proteasome subunit beta type-11-like, producing MALLSVCGWDRESTGQPGESNLCLFPNFMLGAPHLLPSADKLSSSHQRSTGPPPPEHGTTTLAFKYADGVAVATDSRSSAGNLVCSPDSRKAFFVHSHLLATTSGSSADCHFFRRALSRECRLYQVRNGYMPSVRGAAKMLSVLMMPFRGTDVCAAVTLCGWDRDGPCICYVYNDGTRLCSDILSVGSGSPFAYSIIDQGYKPGMKEEEARQLARRAVCHAGRRDAYSGGLVDVYWVREGGCEMDPREDLSQLYERVREEEKKMIKTVCSSCPLLNSD from the coding sequence ATGGCATTGCTGAGTGTCTGTGGCTGGGATAGAGAATCTACAGGTCAACCAGGAGAAAGTAATCTTTGTTTATTTCCAAATTTTATGTTAGGAGCGCCTCATCTTCTGCCATCTGCTGACAAGCTTTCTTCTTCTCACCAACGCAGTACTGGTCCCCCACCACCAGAACATGGCACTACCACTCTCGCCTTTAAGTATGCAGATGGTGTGGCTGTTGCAACAGACTCACGTTCCTCTGCTGGAAATCTCGTCTGCAGCCCTGACAGCCGTAAAGCCTTCTTTGTGCATAGTCATTTGCTGGCCACAACTTCTGGGAGTTCTGCCGATTGCCATTTCTTCAGAAGAGCTTTGTCCAGAGAGTGCAGGCTCTACCAGGTGCGGAATGGGTACATGCCAAGTGTACGAGGAGCAGCAAAAATGCTGAGTGTCCTGATGATGCCATTCCGTGGAACTGATGTCTGTGCTGCCGTTACTTTATGTGGCTGGGATAGAGATGGCCCTTGCATCTGTTATGTATATAATGATGGGACTCGCCTCTGCTCAGATATCCTGTCGGTTGGATCAGGCTCTCCATTTGCCTACAGCATTATAGATCAGGGATACAAACCTGGAATGAAGGAAGAAGAAGCCCGCCAGCTTGCTAGAAGAGCAGTGTGCCATGCAGGCCGAAGAGATGCCTATTCTGGTGGATTAGTGGATGTGTACTGGGTGAGAGAAGGAGGCTGTGAAATGGATCCTAGAGAAGACTTGTCACAACTTTATGAGCGtgtaagagaagaagaaaagaaaatgataaagacAGTGTGCAGCAGTTGTCCTCTCCTAAATTCTGACTAA